The Diceros bicornis minor isolate mBicDic1 chromosome 37, mDicBic1.mat.cur, whole genome shotgun sequence genome segment TTGGAATTCAGTCTTCAACTCTTTAATTTTTGGAATGTAGTTCAGgccatcattttcattttcagaaaCTAATTTCAGCGTATGGAAGTGGGCCAGATTGTTCCTTGCTAAATGAGTTTCCCAAAGACACAATTTCGCTAGGAATGAgcgaatggaatcatacatttgtGTAACCACTTGTGAACGCCCTTGCAGAGAAATATCCAGTGTGTTTAGATAAGTCATAATGTCAACCAAAAAGCCTAAGTCTTTGACCCAATCTTTGCTATTAAGCTGAGGCACGGATTTTCCTTTAGAAGACATGAAAAAGTCAATTTCTCCCAACAGTTCAAAAAACTGCCTGAGCACCATACCACGACTCAGCCACTTAAGTTCCATGGAGCAGAACAGGCTTCCATACTGTGCATCTAACTCATTAAACAAAGCACTGAACTTTCTGTGGTTTGAGCCATGGGAGTGTATCCAGGTTATGGTGTAAATTACTACATCCATGACATGATCCATTTTTAACTTGTTAGCACAAAGTGATTCCTGGAGAATGAGGCCATGCACAGACTTAAGTTCTGTGTCTTTGCAAAGCCCTGACACTTGAGGTTTAAGTTTTGTAACAAGTTGTTTAACACCAACCATTGCAGAACTACCATCTGTGCTAACACTTACTAATTTTGACCAGtctacattaaattttttaagactcttctcaacacataaaaataattcatttcctGATGTTGTGCTTGTCATGGGTACCATGTCCAAAAGTTCTTCAGTCACATCGAAAGCTTCATCAACACCACGAATAAATACAGCTAACTGGGGGGTATTATTTATATCAGCGCTTTCATGAGCTGCTATAGAGAAAGCCACAAATGATTTCGCTTTCTCTTGCAACTTGTCCTGTAAGTTCTCAGTCATATTGTCAATGTGCTGCCCAACAACATTACCACTTAGTCTTATATTGGCAAATGCTGGTCTCTGTTCGGGGCACATAATGTCTGCTGCACTCAATAGACATTCCTTTATAAACTCACCATCTGTCAAAGGTTTTGATGCCCGGGCAATTTTCTCACTTAATACGTAACTACATTTCATGGCAGCATCACTTATTTTATTCACATTCAAAAGCAAATCATGttgaaatttcagtctttttttcagtttgttaaGCTTTTTATCACGCATCTTTTCTGTACATCCATCATGGTTCCTACTATGGTGTATTTCGTAATGGCGTCTTAGGTTATATTCTTTCAATACAGACAGACTTTGTTTGCATATTAAACATGTAGGAACACTCTTTACCTCCACAAAGAAATAAGCTCTCTCCCATTTTTCTTGAAACGTGTGGCTTTCTTGTTCTATCCTTCGTTTTCCCACTTTTGAAAGAGACAAAtgcataagaaatattaaaatgtcatCTTTACTAACAGGAAAAAAgtattaattctattttttcaaCATGTAAGTGTGACGTTTACTCCTTCAGAGTTGGGGAGAACTTCCAAGAACGGTGGAGGTTGTCACAAGTAGAGCGAATGCCACAGCTAAGGGGAAGCATCTGCTCCTCCTCTCCAGGTGACTATGGACATGTAAGATTACAGCCCCAGGACCACCAGATTTTCTGATGCAGCCAAAGAGgctagaaatccagatttttatgtgaatttcttgagttttaaaaatattcataataaattctgttgtttttttctataaataCTGTACAAGCCACAATGTCTACCCATCAGATTAGGGACACTGGTTTGAAGTCTCTGGTTTAAACCTGACAAAAACTCtacttgaaaataattaaatatctaACTCTGAAACCACAGGTTTAAGGGGTTGTTCACAGATAATCCTAGAGGGTACCCAAAAAGGGGAACTAAACTGATATCtcaaaatgttctttcttttttttaaatttttttttattgtgaaatttttgttgcacattattgtttgtcagtcaccatataactgcatccctccaccccttgtgcccaccccccacctccctagcccctggtaaccaccaaacagttctatctgtgtgtgtgttggtttatcttccacatatgagtgaaatcatgcagtgtttgtctctttctggcttatttcacttaacataataccctccaggtccatccatgttgtggcaaatgggacgattttgtctttctttatggctgagtagtattccatgtatatatataccacatcttcttcaaaGTGTTATTTCTTTTACAGACATCAAAGTTAGTTAACTAGCACAATactcattagtctgatataattatGAGGATGACttacacaatttatttatttttttgtgaggaagatcagccctgagctaacatccacgcaaatcctctttttgccgaggaagactggctctgagctaacatctgtgcccacctacctccactttatatgggacgccgccacagcatggctcaacaagcggtgcgtcagtgcgcgcccgggatctgaacccgggccgccatcagcagagcgcgcgcactcaactgctatgccacagggtctGCCCTGATTTACACATTTTGATACAGGGAAAAGTTGTATTTAGAAGTGCCAACTGCCCCTAACCTCACACGAGCCCCTCCCCTGGGAACCGCACTGACAGTGCCGGTGAGTTTCCCTCCACAGAGTGTTAGCATCCCTCACCTCTCCAGGGGCTGTGCTTTCTGTCTTGACCTTCCTGGCCTTGGCTTTTCTTTCCAATACAGTCCAGGACTACAGCAAGCCTGCCAATCTCTGTTCCTTGCTTCTCTTCCAATGCTCTCTCTGCCTCGGCTTGTGACTTGAAGTCAATATAGGCGACTCTGCAatgtggggatggggtgggggagagaagaaCAGTCAACATTTAgtactttcatttatttgtcttttgaaTTAGTAATAAACATATAAGATTCAAAATGCAAACACTGGAAAAGGATATAGTGAAGTCTTCCTTCTGCCCAATTTCTATCCTTAGAAGCAACATGCTGAACATATAAAAGCAAATGTACACGTGTACACAcaccctattttttttcctttttgcttgaggaagattcgccctgagaacatccattgccaatcctcctctttttttctttgaggaagattagccctgagctaacatctgtgtcaatcttcctctatttttttgtatgtaggataccaccacagcatggctggtgagtggagtaggtctgtgcccgggatctgaactcgcaaacctgggccgctgaagcggagagcGCAGAattttaaccactcggccaccaGACTGGGGcccccactatttttttttaaaagctttattgagatataatttatatatcataaaattcagcCATTTAAACTACAAtggggccggcgccgtggcttagcggttaagtgcgcgcgctctgctgctggcggcccaggttcggatcccgggcgtgcaccgaggcactgcttctccggccatgctgaggccgcgtcccacatacagcaactagaaggctgtgcaactatgacatacaactatctactggggctttgggggaaaaaaataaataaatttgtaaaaaaataaaaaataaaataaaataaaatgtacaatggtttctagtatatttacagaattgtacaatcatcaccacaatctaattttagaacatttttaacaTCCCCAAAAGTACCCAtcagcactcactcctcattccCCCCAACTCACTCCCAACCCCCAGCCACAGGCAACTACTatgctactttctgtctctatagatttgccaatTCTGGCCATTTCATATAAAGGGGATTATacaaatatgtgatcttttgtgtctggcttctttcacttagcctaacgtttttgagattcatctatgttgtagcatgtttcagtacttcattccttcccatggctgaataatattacctTGTATagaaataccacattttgtttatccattcatcagctgatggacattttgggttgtttacacttttttggctattatgaataaagctaataTGAACATTTGTAGAaatgtgtggatatatgttttcatttcttttgggtagacACCTAGGagaattgctggaccatatggcAACtcgatgtttaacattttgagaaactgccaaactgttttccaaagcaactgcactatatattttacattcccaccagcaccgtacgagggctccaatttctccacatccttgtcaacacttgtaattgtctttttttttttaaagccactctaacaggtgtgaagtggtgtcacatcgtggttttgatttgcatttccctaatgactaatgttgaatatcttttcatgtgcttattggccattaatACACCTTGTTTGAAGAAGTGTCCTTcaaatcctttacccattttttaattgagtttttaagagttcttttcattattgagttataagagttctttacatattcttaaTATAAGTCCCTCATCAGGTATattatttgcaatattttctcacagtctgtagtttcttttgacttttttgatggtgtcctttaaagtacaaacatatttaattttgatgaagtccaacttctCAAACTTCTCTTTTATCGCTTGTGCAATaccctaacccaagatcacaaagattactactgtgttttcttctaagttttatattttagctcttacatttaggtctttgatacattttgagtttatttttttgtatggtgtctcctccattatatttttacataaaaagtagaatactatacacacacacttgtTCTATACTTTGCCTTTTTCTCTTAATAACGTATATTGCAGATTATTTCCCATCAGTACACAAAAtgctgtttcatttctttttacaacTGCATAATATAATAGCTTATGGATCTACCAAAAAATTTTAACCAGTTTCCTACTGATAGATATTCAGGTCAATTCTAATTCTGCATCAAACAGCTTGGTAGTACATTATTTCACACTTGTCTGAGGCTATCtgcaggataaattcctaggCGTGGAACTGTAGGATAAAATGGTATATGCAATTATTACTCTGATAGATACTACTAAGTATTGACTTCACCAATTTCACTTCTACCAACAAAGTATGAGCATGCCAGTTTCTCCACAGTCTCTTCAATACCGTGGTAATAAATTTTTTGACCTGTGAACATCTGATAGGTAAAAAGTTgcatctcagtgtagttttaatttacaattctttttttttttttttttttataattttttatttttttatttatttttcccccaaagcccaaagccccagtagacagttgtatgtcatgaCTGCACACCCTTCcagtatgtgggactcggcctcagcatggccggagaagcggtgcgctggtgcgcacccgggatccgaactccggccgccagcagcggagcgcgcgcccctaaccgctaagccacagggccggccctacaattCTTTTATTGTAAGTGAAGATGAGtatcttttcctttgtttaaaaGAATATTCTGGGCCAGtgccagtggcctagtggttaagttcgtcatGCTCCGCGTcagaggcctgggttcagttcccaggcgcagacctacccCACTAGtcggtcagtggccatgctgtggcggcgacccacatacaaaaagagggggattggcagcaggtgttagctcagggcaaatcttcctcagcaaaaatataaataaataaataaaagaaaattccttTTCTGAGACCTGTCTGTAATGTGCCTCTATTTTTACTGGGTTGTTggcctttttcttactgatttgaaaGGTGTACTTTATATATCAGCGAAATTAGCCCTTAGTCTTGATATGAATTACAAACATTTTTTCCTGGTTTGTCACTTGTCTCTTGACTTTGTTTACAGGGATATTTTTTTCCgatatagaaatattttatatttatgcaaTCAAATttatctgctttttcttttagGGTCTGTGTCATACTTTGAAAGGCCTTCCCCTTTTGCagattattaaaaacaaacaaaacaaaaccattcTCCACGCCTTCCGCTAGTACTTCACGGTTTCATACTATCAGTGTAATCTTTTATGACCTGTAATTAACTTTGGTGAAAGGTATGGAGTAAGGAGCTGCTTAGTAAGAATATTCTTGAAGATAATGCACCAGGCTCATTTCTGACAAAGGTACTATGCTTTATTTCATATGGTCATGGATTCCTTGGCTTCTCCTATTTCCCCTTTGCAATAATTCTTCATTAAAGGAATAATTCTAAAGATAAGTATGTCTAAAACAATTTCATAAAGTTTGAGAAATCATATAGCTTTTGgcaggaatttttgttttgtcattttccAGTGTTGCTGACTGCAAGCATGGCTGAGTGCCCCCAAATCTCCTCACAGTAAACACTACTAACAATTTGGGATTTACCCTCTCAGACTTGTTTTCTAAATCAGCAGGACTCTTTTCTAGAGATTATGTTCATCAGAATATACTGGTATAGATTATTTTAGAGTTCACCTACACCAACAATTTAGCTCGAATGTATCTGCAATCCTGATATTCAATTTTTACCTCATTGACAATCCCCTCAAAATAGATTCTATTCCATCCTAATTTCACCATATTTACCCTTTTATACTACCAAAGCCTAGATACACAGTGATAGTGTTTCATTAGTTGGTTACAACATAATTCTAACAGACCAATTCAATGTTCTGTTTTGGTACCTGTCCAGGCAAGTCACCAAGTATGTTATTTCACTGGAgtcagccctggagagagaggaacgGAGATAATCTATGACCGAATTCTTCCAATCTTCAATCTTGTACTTGGTAGCagaataagttttcatttctctatgaCATCACTACAGTTTTCTAGAAGCTTTTGGCTGTCCATTTATGATACTACCTTCAGCTCTTATGCCTGCTAGTAGAAAGGTCGAGTAACCACTCTTTCCTTCTCTAAAATCAGGCATAAGTGATTTGGGAGAATGTAACAAAATTCTGTTATGTTTAAATCCAATAGACATATATTCTTTTTCAGTACAAAGTACGAAACatactcccccccaccccccaaagccccagtcaatagttgtacgtcatagttgcacatccttctagttgctgtttgtgggacgtggcctcagcatggtcggagaagcggtgcgtcagtgcgcgcccaggatctgaacccgggccaccagtagcggcgcgcgcgcacttaaccgctaagccacggggccggccgcaaAACATACCTTTCACTCATGCCATCCTTGCTCACCAATCTGATTTGAAAAGCATCCTCAAATACTTCTTTTAATTCATGCTGAGTGACGTTGTCAGGCAGGTTCCTGATCAGAAGTGTTTTGGCATTTTGATCTAcataaacacaaaagaatatttttagtcTGAGTTTAGATCTCATAAGCATCAAAAGTTTTCTAAGAGACAAAAAACACTTCTCAAAGAGTTGGAGCGTGGAAACAACAATACCATTCCTTCACTTAGCAAATATTGGAACACAGATGCTGGGCGATGGCCTGTGCTACATGCTGGCTGTGAAAACAGAGACTTGGCCTCCCCTCTCAGGTATGTGGTCTTGTCGGGGGGAAAAGGAGAGTAAACAAATAGTCACATAATTACAAACTGTGGTAAGTGCCAGGATGGAAAAGTAAAAGGGGAAATGAGAACATCTAGTAGTGGAGACTTAACCTGGTCTAGGGATAAGGGAAGATTTTTCTGATCTGAGGAAGTGACCTGTAAGCTGGGACTCCATGGATGGGTTGCAAGTGGCCAGGGAATGAGTCCCGGAAAGCACATTAGGACAGAGAAGGTAAGGCAGGTAGTCTGTGCTGTGGAAGCAGTGACCTGTTGGTCAGTGAGGAGTACCTGCCCTTTCTGATAAAAACAATATGATATGTATTCCTGCCTGACCCAGAGCCTTCTAGGTACACAGGTATCTATGAACAAATTACCTTGTTTGcatacctttctttctttcctttccctttggTTTCTTCAATTTAATTTCATACCCAAGGACCTTTGTGTCTCTAAGTTCCAGGGCTTTTTCCTGGTCCTCAGCAGATTTAAAATTCATATAACCAAATCTCCTACAGAGacgtagaagaaaggaaaaaaacacacaggTGAGATCAACAGGCACAGGCCTTCTGGTTGGCTGATCACATTGGATGTGAGAGTGGAAATCAGCATGGAGTCAAAGGCAGCTgccaaatttaaaatttaaaaccaaggCTCCGCCAACTGGCAGTATGGGGTGCCATGAAGTAATAGAGAGCAGCGGTTCTCGCCCAGGGGTGGGTTTCTgataatgtctggagacattttggctGTCACAACTTGGGAAGTCCTTCTAGTATCCAGTGGGTAGAATCCAGGGATAGTGCTGAACAGCCTACAATGAACTGGACAACTCTCCACAATGAAGAATTATCCGAGGAACTCTGTTCTAGAGCAAAGACTGACCGTCAGTGCAAATTCACCTGGTGAAGTCTTTATTTTATCTGCTTAACAACTGACAAAATTTAATCAAAAGCTGTGGAAAATGAAGCTTGAAATTAtgtttttgaatttttgttttaagaaacagCCATCTGcgggctggccaggtggcttggtggttaagtgtgtgcgctctggtgctggcggcccaggttcggatcccaggcgcgcaccaacacactgcttctctggccatgctgaggccgcatcccacatacagcaactagaaggatgtgcaactatgacatacaactatctactggggctttgggggggaaaaaaaaaaggaggaggattggcaatagatgttagctcagagccggtcttcctcagcaaaaagaggaggattagcatggatgttagctcaggactgatcttcctcacaaaaaaaaaaaagaaagaaagaaacagccaTCTGCATTTGTGAATTAGAACAAAATGTGGAATGTGTTAGTGTGGGGAATCAGAATTGCCCACCTCAAAatatctctttgccttgattattttcaagaacaaaagactctgaaagaaattttgacctCCCCtgcactaactgcctaaaagaaatttaagatagaaggcctgtccctaggacaggccatcaccatagataactctgggtatggatagactgggagggtccttactaagcccattcttatcatagctctgtttaccaaacatttgcttttccattttcatGTGAATTGagttcctcccctttgaagtcccaaacaaCTACCtgcaacaccctcctttgtctttagctgaagttCTAATTAAGATGACAACTTTGGCCAGAAtgctgagttactcagttttcctgggtctctcccatgtatacacgttataaagctctgtttgattttctcctgttattctgtctcatgtcaatttaattcgtagcccagccagaaggacctagagtgggtagaggaaatctcttcctcccctacattagCAAACCCAAGGCTATTGCAACAAGAATTTTTAATGCAAAAAGAAT includes the following:
- the LOC131399120 gene encoding general transcription factor II-I repeat domain-containing protein 2-like isoform X2; amino-acid sequence: MSLSPKEMEDGENEMSEDKDNGSTDEVVIPRKNGRKVTTAPGNKVEGKRSLAPTFAEKLISHHRKGVTWAKLPKDKKSAKLEDREERNENYEEDEAEPPVTFRLLVGSLNFNKTDAELKTGLSEFFAKNDLVIVGVRVGLSRVAYIDFKSQAEAERALEEKQGTEIGRLAVVLDCIGKKSQGQEGQDRKHSPWRVGKRRIEQESHTFQEKWERAYFFVEVKSVPTCLICKQSLSVLKEYNLRRHYEIHHSRNHDGCTEKMRDKKLNKLKKRLKFQHDLLLNVNKISDAAMKCSYVLSEKIARASKPLTDGEFIKECLLSAADIMCPEQRPAFANIRLSGNVVGQHIDNMTENLQDKLQEKAKSFVAFSIAAHESADINNTPQLAVFIRGVDEAFDVTEELLDMVPMTSTTSGNELFLCVEKSLKKFNVDWSKLVSVSTDGSSAMVGVKQLVTKLKPQVSGLCKDTELKSVHGLILQESLCANKLKMDHVMDVVIYTITWIHSHGSNHRKFSALFNELDAQYGSLFCSMELKWLSRGMVLRQFFELLGEIDFFMSSKGKSVPQLNSKDWVKDLGFLVDIMTYLNTLDISLQGRSQVVTQMYDSIRSFLAKLCLWETHLARNNLAHFHTLKLVSENENDGLNYIPKIKELKTEFQKRFSDFKLYENKLILFSSPFSININNVNEELQMEVIELQYNTILKAKYDDVGIPEFYKYLGNGYPKYKNHCAKILSMFGSTYICEQFFSVMKLNKTKYCSQLKDSKMNSLLCVATQNSRPDID
- the LOC131399120 gene encoding general transcription factor II-I repeat domain-containing protein 2-like isoform X1, with the translated sequence MSLSPKEMEDGENEMSEDKDNGSTDEVVIPRKNGRKVTTAPGNKVEGKRSLAPTFAEKLISHHRKGVTWAKLPKDKKSAKLEDREERNENYEEDEELLKKTPDKRKTEMAQQKASPETKKQKLEAEPPVTFRLLVGSLNFNKTDAELKTGLSEFFAKNDLVIVGVRVGLSRVAYIDFKSQAEAERALEEKQGTEIGRLAVVLDCIGKKSQGQEGQDRKHSPWRVGKRRIEQESHTFQEKWERAYFFVEVKSVPTCLICKQSLSVLKEYNLRRHYEIHHSRNHDGCTEKMRDKKLNKLKKRLKFQHDLLLNVNKISDAAMKCSYVLSEKIARASKPLTDGEFIKECLLSAADIMCPEQRPAFANIRLSGNVVGQHIDNMTENLQDKLQEKAKSFVAFSIAAHESADINNTPQLAVFIRGVDEAFDVTEELLDMVPMTSTTSGNELFLCVEKSLKKFNVDWSKLVSVSTDGSSAMVGVKQLVTKLKPQVSGLCKDTELKSVHGLILQESLCANKLKMDHVMDVVIYTITWIHSHGSNHRKFSALFNELDAQYGSLFCSMELKWLSRGMVLRQFFELLGEIDFFMSSKGKSVPQLNSKDWVKDLGFLVDIMTYLNTLDISLQGRSQVVTQMYDSIRSFLAKLCLWETHLARNNLAHFHTLKLVSENENDGLNYIPKIKELKTEFQKRFSDFKLYENKLILFSSPFSININNVNEELQMEVIELQYNTILKAKYDDVGIPEFYKYLGNGYPKYKNHCAKILSMFGSTYICEQFFSVMKLNKTKYCSQLKDSKMNSLLCVATQNSRPDID